Proteins from one Sander lucioperca isolate FBNREF2018 chromosome 16, SLUC_FBN_1.2, whole genome shotgun sequence genomic window:
- the cspg5b gene encoding chondroitin sulfate proteoglycan 5b isoform X5 yields MERVDSRLGTWQVLLTISMVIIPLSAHGRHSLARHHHHRNQSSVNKEALNTRMVLSDDSAERDHLIGAGLMLGAKLPLSSTKRHHSHKHAHLDVVEEDQTVGEELTAGGGGPDQPGNPMSDDVITVEFHSPAPDMVSSDVALDWAKAPKAQKQKGGDPTAWTLSDFYDYLSPDDDLSTLDTTPEPEPTPSPPPEMEDENPLLAGSPAVPDVRPNTDSRPSLPAPAMPGPDKGEGLGLGGAMGTDGCRLGFVRSGPGVCVSQCDIEPNFCFNGGVCTVVAGMGAFCRCNVQDYIWNKGTRCDWAVTDFQVMCAVVGVASLVLIFLFMIIVFFAKRLHRLKNENRRLRKRRCVCVTGSKYCPQSSEPQTDGLSISTTADGSQPNRPSTTSYTWEYKPRNPYNHFQDDPQKQEEPAKSPQAKEEGSMNILNSHSPKHENNRPASVVHDQGHTPNNTEENAEDGVTIGLEVLLPKDAKLHSETNSPLQYDVFLYKVANNGDSASPSQAPPTHSANSYSSSHPMPKSPKTSKVPKSPKHTKEDPPSSREPLSGRHSSPGRHPSPSRDSAPGCYSSPTCHPSSHHSPSGYKCMPTSSSIPPELRRPRGRSQAPGSERSGTGREYQSAHIRPSPSSPHLTQPPPSPSRVKYSPVSTRSLPPLS; encoded by the exons ATGGAGCGCGTTGACAGTCGTTTGGGCACCTGGCAGGTGCTACTGACCATCTCAATGGTCATTATCCCCCTGTCTGCTCACG GGAGGCATTCACTGGCCAGGCACCATCATCACCGCAATCAATCATCTGTCAACAAGGAGGCCTTGAACACCAGGATGGTGCTCAGTGATGACTCCGCAGAGAGGGACCACCTGATCGGAGCAGGGCTCATGCTCGGGGCTAAACTCCCACTCAGCTCCACCAAACGCCACCATTCTCATAAACACGCCCATCTAGACGTCGTAGAGGAGGACCAAACTGTGGGGGAGGAGCTCACCGCCGGTGGGGGGGGTCCAGACCAGCCCGGAAACCCCATGTCAGATGATGTCATCACCGTGGAGTTTCACAGCCCTGCGCCGGATATGGTGTCCTCTGATGTTGCTCTAGATTGGGCCAAAGCCCCCAAAGCCCAGAAGCAAAAAGGCGGAGACCCTACTGCATGGACGCTTTCTGACTTTTATGACTACCTGTCACCTGATGACGACCTCTCGACGTTAGATACGACCCCAGAACCTGAGCCCACCCCTTCACCCCCGCCTGAAATGGAGGATGAGAATCCACTCCTGGCTGGTTCTCCTGCTGTTCCTGATGTGAGGCCTAACACGGATAGCAGGCCCTCCCTCCCAGCTCCTGCCATGCCAGGGCCGGACAAGGGTGAGGGGTTAGGCTTAGGTGGCGCCATGGGGACTGATGGCTGCAGGCTGGGCTTTGTGCGCTCTGGAcctggggtgtgtgtgtctcagtgtgacATTGAACCCAATTTCTGCTTCAACGGAGGAGTGTGCACTGTGGTGGCAGGAATGGGAGCCTTCTGCAG GTGCAATGTGCAGGACTACATCTGGAACAAAGGCACGCGCTGTGATTGGGCGGTCACAGACTTCCAGGTTATGTGTGCAGTGGTGGGCGTGGCTTCCCTGGTGCTCATCTTCCTCTTCATGATCATCGTATTCTTTGCCAAGAGGCTGCACCGCCTCAAGAATGAGAACAGGCGCCTTCGCAAAcgcaggtgtgtttgtgtgactggGAG TAAGTACTGCCCACAGAGCAGCGAGCCACAGACAGACGGCCTCTCCATTTCCACAACAGCCGACGGCTCGCAGCCAAAC AGGCCATCAACAACCAGCTATACCTGGGAATATAAACCCAGAAACCCTTATAATCATTTCCAG GATGATCCTCAGAAGCAGGAGGAGCCAGCAAAGTCCCCACAAGCCAAGGAAGAGGGATCAATGAACATCCTCAACTCTCATTCCCCCAAACACGAGAACAACCGTCCAGCCTCTGTTGTCCACGACCAGGGCCACACCCCAAACAACACTGAGGAAAACGCTGAG GATGGAGTCACTATTGGCCTGGAAGTGCTCCTCCCAAAAGATGCCAAGCTCCACTCAGAGACCAACTCGCCCCTTCAATACGACGTCTTCCTCTACAAGGTTGCCAACAACGGAGACTCCGCCTCTCCCAGCCAAGCCCCTCCCACTCACAGCGCTAACTCTTACTCCTCCTCTCACCCCATGCCTAAATCGCCCAAAACATCCAAGGTGCCTAAGTCACCCAAACACACCAAGGAAGACCCACCTAGTAGCCGTGAACCCTTGTCTGGCAGGCACTCCTCCCCCGGTCGCCACCCATCACCCAGTCGCGACTCTGCGCCTGGTTGCTATTCTTCACCCACCTGTCATCCATCATCCCATCACTCTCCCTCTGGGTACAAATGCAtgcccacctcctcctccatcccGCCTGAGTTACGCAGGCCCAGAGGTCGGTCGCAAGCTCCCGGCTCAGAGCGCTCAGGGACTGGGAGAGAGTACCAGAGTGCACACAT
- the cspg5b gene encoding chondroitin sulfate proteoglycan 5b isoform X1, with product MERVDSRLGTWQVLLTISMVIIPLSAHGRHSLARHHHHRNQSSVNKEALNTRMVLSDDSAERDHLIGAGLMLGAKLPLSSTKRHHSHKHAHLDVVEEDQTVGEELTAGGGGPDQPGNPMSDDVITVEFHSPAPDMVSSDVALDWAKAPKAQKQKGGDPTAWTLSDFYDYLSPDDDLSTLDTTPEPEPTPSPPPEMEDENPLLAGSPAVPDVRPNTDSRPSLPAPAMPGPDKGEGLGLGGAMGTDGCRLGFVRSGPGVCVSQCDIEPNFCFNGGVCTVVAGMGAFCRCNVQDYIWNKGTRCDWAVTDFQVMCAVVGVASLVLIFLFMIIVFFAKRLHRLKNENRRLRKRRCVCVTGSKYCPQSSEPQTDGLSISTTADGSQPNVRKLCDTPPHAPQAHTHNLAYYDNIICQRPSTTSYTWEYKPRNPYNHFQDDPQKQEEPAKSPQAKEEGSMNILNSHSPKHENNRPASVVHDQGHTPNNTEENAEDGVTIGLEVLLPKDAKLHSETNSPLQYDVFLYKVANNGDSASPSQAPPTHSANSYSSSHPMPKSPKTSKVPKSPKHTKEDPPSSREPLSGRHSSPGRHPSPSRDSAPGCYSSPTCHPSSHHSPSGYKCMPTSSSIPPELRRPRGRSQAPGSERSGTGREYQSAHIRPSPSSPHLTQPPPSPSRVKYSPVSTRSLPPLS from the exons ATGGAGCGCGTTGACAGTCGTTTGGGCACCTGGCAGGTGCTACTGACCATCTCAATGGTCATTATCCCCCTGTCTGCTCACG GGAGGCATTCACTGGCCAGGCACCATCATCACCGCAATCAATCATCTGTCAACAAGGAGGCCTTGAACACCAGGATGGTGCTCAGTGATGACTCCGCAGAGAGGGACCACCTGATCGGAGCAGGGCTCATGCTCGGGGCTAAACTCCCACTCAGCTCCACCAAACGCCACCATTCTCATAAACACGCCCATCTAGACGTCGTAGAGGAGGACCAAACTGTGGGGGAGGAGCTCACCGCCGGTGGGGGGGGTCCAGACCAGCCCGGAAACCCCATGTCAGATGATGTCATCACCGTGGAGTTTCACAGCCCTGCGCCGGATATGGTGTCCTCTGATGTTGCTCTAGATTGGGCCAAAGCCCCCAAAGCCCAGAAGCAAAAAGGCGGAGACCCTACTGCATGGACGCTTTCTGACTTTTATGACTACCTGTCACCTGATGACGACCTCTCGACGTTAGATACGACCCCAGAACCTGAGCCCACCCCTTCACCCCCGCCTGAAATGGAGGATGAGAATCCACTCCTGGCTGGTTCTCCTGCTGTTCCTGATGTGAGGCCTAACACGGATAGCAGGCCCTCCCTCCCAGCTCCTGCCATGCCAGGGCCGGACAAGGGTGAGGGGTTAGGCTTAGGTGGCGCCATGGGGACTGATGGCTGCAGGCTGGGCTTTGTGCGCTCTGGAcctggggtgtgtgtgtctcagtgtgacATTGAACCCAATTTCTGCTTCAACGGAGGAGTGTGCACTGTGGTGGCAGGAATGGGAGCCTTCTGCAG GTGCAATGTGCAGGACTACATCTGGAACAAAGGCACGCGCTGTGATTGGGCGGTCACAGACTTCCAGGTTATGTGTGCAGTGGTGGGCGTGGCTTCCCTGGTGCTCATCTTCCTCTTCATGATCATCGTATTCTTTGCCAAGAGGCTGCACCGCCTCAAGAATGAGAACAGGCGCCTTCGCAAAcgcaggtgtgtttgtgtgactggGAG TAAGTACTGCCCACAGAGCAGCGAGCCACAGACAGACGGCCTCTCCATTTCCACAACAGCCGACGGCTCGCAGCCAAACGTAAGGAAATTGTGTGACACCCCTCCGCACGCTCCCCAAGCTCACACTCACAACCTGGCGTACTATGACAACATTATCTGTCAG AGGCCATCAACAACCAGCTATACCTGGGAATATAAACCCAGAAACCCTTATAATCATTTCCAG GATGATCCTCAGAAGCAGGAGGAGCCAGCAAAGTCCCCACAAGCCAAGGAAGAGGGATCAATGAACATCCTCAACTCTCATTCCCCCAAACACGAGAACAACCGTCCAGCCTCTGTTGTCCACGACCAGGGCCACACCCCAAACAACACTGAGGAAAACGCTGAG GATGGAGTCACTATTGGCCTGGAAGTGCTCCTCCCAAAAGATGCCAAGCTCCACTCAGAGACCAACTCGCCCCTTCAATACGACGTCTTCCTCTACAAGGTTGCCAACAACGGAGACTCCGCCTCTCCCAGCCAAGCCCCTCCCACTCACAGCGCTAACTCTTACTCCTCCTCTCACCCCATGCCTAAATCGCCCAAAACATCCAAGGTGCCTAAGTCACCCAAACACACCAAGGAAGACCCACCTAGTAGCCGTGAACCCTTGTCTGGCAGGCACTCCTCCCCCGGTCGCCACCCATCACCCAGTCGCGACTCTGCGCCTGGTTGCTATTCTTCACCCACCTGTCATCCATCATCCCATCACTCTCCCTCTGGGTACAAATGCAtgcccacctcctcctccatcccGCCTGAGTTACGCAGGCCCAGAGGTCGGTCGCAAGCTCCCGGCTCAGAGCGCTCAGGGACTGGGAGAGAGTACCAGAGTGCACACAT
- the cspg5b gene encoding chondroitin sulfate proteoglycan 5b isoform X3: protein MERVDSRLGTWQVLLTISMVIIPLSAHGRHSLARHHHHRNQSSVNKEALNTRMVLSDDSAERDHLIGAGLMLGAKLPLSSTKRHHSHKHAHLDVVEEDQTVGEELTAGGGGPDQPGNPMSDDVITVEFHSPAPDMVSSDVALDWAKAPKAQKQKGGDPTAWTLSDFYDYLSPDDDLSTLDTTPEPEPTPSPPPEMEDENPLLAGSPAVPDVRPNTDSRPSLPAPAMPGPDKGEGLGLGGAMGTDGCRLGFVRSGPGVCVSQCDIEPNFCFNGGVCTVVAGMGAFCRCNVQDYIWNKGTRCDWAVTDFQVMCAVVGVASLVLIFLFMIIVFFAKRLHRLKNENRRLRKRRCVCVTGSKYCPQSSEPQTDGLSISTTADGSQPNVRKLCDTPPHAPQAHTHNLAYYDNIICQDDPQKQEEPAKSPQAKEEGSMNILNSHSPKHENNRPASVVHDQGHTPNNTEENAEDGVTIGLEVLLPKDAKLHSETNSPLQYDVFLYKVANNGDSASPSQAPPTHSANSYSSSHPMPKSPKTSKVPKSPKHTKEDPPSSREPLSGRHSSPGRHPSPSRDSAPGCYSSPTCHPSSHHSPSGYKCMPTSSSIPPELRRPRGRSQAPGSERSGTGREYQSAHIRPSPSSPHLTQPPPSPSRVKYSPVSTRSLPPLS from the exons ATGGAGCGCGTTGACAGTCGTTTGGGCACCTGGCAGGTGCTACTGACCATCTCAATGGTCATTATCCCCCTGTCTGCTCACG GGAGGCATTCACTGGCCAGGCACCATCATCACCGCAATCAATCATCTGTCAACAAGGAGGCCTTGAACACCAGGATGGTGCTCAGTGATGACTCCGCAGAGAGGGACCACCTGATCGGAGCAGGGCTCATGCTCGGGGCTAAACTCCCACTCAGCTCCACCAAACGCCACCATTCTCATAAACACGCCCATCTAGACGTCGTAGAGGAGGACCAAACTGTGGGGGAGGAGCTCACCGCCGGTGGGGGGGGTCCAGACCAGCCCGGAAACCCCATGTCAGATGATGTCATCACCGTGGAGTTTCACAGCCCTGCGCCGGATATGGTGTCCTCTGATGTTGCTCTAGATTGGGCCAAAGCCCCCAAAGCCCAGAAGCAAAAAGGCGGAGACCCTACTGCATGGACGCTTTCTGACTTTTATGACTACCTGTCACCTGATGACGACCTCTCGACGTTAGATACGACCCCAGAACCTGAGCCCACCCCTTCACCCCCGCCTGAAATGGAGGATGAGAATCCACTCCTGGCTGGTTCTCCTGCTGTTCCTGATGTGAGGCCTAACACGGATAGCAGGCCCTCCCTCCCAGCTCCTGCCATGCCAGGGCCGGACAAGGGTGAGGGGTTAGGCTTAGGTGGCGCCATGGGGACTGATGGCTGCAGGCTGGGCTTTGTGCGCTCTGGAcctggggtgtgtgtgtctcagtgtgacATTGAACCCAATTTCTGCTTCAACGGAGGAGTGTGCACTGTGGTGGCAGGAATGGGAGCCTTCTGCAG GTGCAATGTGCAGGACTACATCTGGAACAAAGGCACGCGCTGTGATTGGGCGGTCACAGACTTCCAGGTTATGTGTGCAGTGGTGGGCGTGGCTTCCCTGGTGCTCATCTTCCTCTTCATGATCATCGTATTCTTTGCCAAGAGGCTGCACCGCCTCAAGAATGAGAACAGGCGCCTTCGCAAAcgcaggtgtgtttgtgtgactggGAG TAAGTACTGCCCACAGAGCAGCGAGCCACAGACAGACGGCCTCTCCATTTCCACAACAGCCGACGGCTCGCAGCCAAACGTAAGGAAATTGTGTGACACCCCTCCGCACGCTCCCCAAGCTCACACTCACAACCTGGCGTACTATGACAACATTATCTGTCAG GATGATCCTCAGAAGCAGGAGGAGCCAGCAAAGTCCCCACAAGCCAAGGAAGAGGGATCAATGAACATCCTCAACTCTCATTCCCCCAAACACGAGAACAACCGTCCAGCCTCTGTTGTCCACGACCAGGGCCACACCCCAAACAACACTGAGGAAAACGCTGAG GATGGAGTCACTATTGGCCTGGAAGTGCTCCTCCCAAAAGATGCCAAGCTCCACTCAGAGACCAACTCGCCCCTTCAATACGACGTCTTCCTCTACAAGGTTGCCAACAACGGAGACTCCGCCTCTCCCAGCCAAGCCCCTCCCACTCACAGCGCTAACTCTTACTCCTCCTCTCACCCCATGCCTAAATCGCCCAAAACATCCAAGGTGCCTAAGTCACCCAAACACACCAAGGAAGACCCACCTAGTAGCCGTGAACCCTTGTCTGGCAGGCACTCCTCCCCCGGTCGCCACCCATCACCCAGTCGCGACTCTGCGCCTGGTTGCTATTCTTCACCCACCTGTCATCCATCATCCCATCACTCTCCCTCTGGGTACAAATGCAtgcccacctcctcctccatcccGCCTGAGTTACGCAGGCCCAGAGGTCGGTCGCAAGCTCCCGGCTCAGAGCGCTCAGGGACTGGGAGAGAGTACCAGAGTGCACACAT